A window of the Xiashengella succiniciproducens genome harbors these coding sequences:
- a CDS encoding restriction endonuclease subunit S yields the protein MSYLEKILGVFEVEWKVLGEVVDLITTGRLNANVMEDNGIYPFFTCNEKPYKINSYAFDLEAILISGNGSQVGHLNYYNGKFNAYQRTYIIGEFKDSIEVQYLYHYLNHTLRGYITKHSRKGSVPYITMPMLVNFPIPVPDIEIQKEIVRILDSFTELTAELTAELTARKKQYNYYREQLFCFEEGEVKYLPLGGDNGVGEFIRGGGLQKKDFTETGVGCIHYGQIYTHYGTYTDKTKTYVSEEFAEKARKAKHGDLVIATTSENDEDVCKAVAWLGYEEVAVSSDACFYTHSLNPKYVAYFFQTEQFQKQKRPFITGTKVRRVNADDLAKIKIPVPSPEEQERIVTILDKFDILTTSISEGLPKEIELRKKQYEYYRDLLLTFPKNKIE from the coding sequence ATGAGTTATTTAGAGAAAATATTAGGAGTCTTTGAAGTTGAATGGAAGGTGCTGGGAGAAGTTGTTGATTTAATCACAACAGGACGACTAAATGCCAATGTAATGGAAGATAATGGTATTTATCCTTTCTTTACATGTAATGAAAAACCATATAAAATAAATTCTTATGCATTTGATTTAGAAGCGATATTAATTTCTGGAAATGGTAGCCAAGTGGGACACCTAAATTACTATAACGGAAAATTTAATGCATATCAAAGAACATATATTATTGGTGAGTTTAAGGATTCGATTGAGGTACAATATTTATATCATTATCTGAATCATACATTGCGTGGATATATTACTAAACACTCTAGAAAAGGCTCAGTCCCATATATAACAATGCCAATGCTTGTTAACTTTCCCATTCCTGTTCCTGATATTGAAATCCAAAAAGAAATTGTTCGCATCTTGGATAGTTTCACAGAGCTTACAGCAGAGCTTACAGCAGAGCTTACAGCTCGTAAAAAGCAGTATAATTACTATCGAGAACAGCTCTTCTGTTTTGAAGAAGGAGAAGTGAAGTATTTACCTCTTGGAGGAGATAACGGAGTTGGTGAGTTTATCAGAGGAGGTGGATTGCAGAAAAAAGACTTTACAGAAACAGGTGTTGGGTGTATTCATTATGGTCAAATATATACTCACTATGGTACATATACTGATAAAACCAAAACATATGTTTCTGAAGAATTTGCGGAGAAAGCACGTAAGGCTAAACATGGAGATTTGGTCATTGCAACTACAAGTGAAAATGATGAAGATGTGTGTAAAGCGGTAGCGTGGTTGGGGTATGAAGAAGTAGCAGTAAGTAGTGATGCTTGTTTTTATACTCATAGCCTGAATCCTAAATATGTTGCATACTTTTTTCAAACAGAGCAATTTCAAAAACAAAAAAGGCCATTTATTACAGGCACAAAAGTTAGGCGTGTTAATGCAGATGATCTTGCAAAAATTAAAATTCCTGTTCCTTCTCCAGAGGAACAAGAACGCATTGTTACTATCCTTGACAAATTCGACATACTGACCACTTCAATTAGCGAAGGACTTCCGAAAGAAATTGAATTAAGGAAAAAGCAGTATGAGTATTATCGTGATTTATTACTAACCTTTCCTAAGAATAAAATAGAATAA
- a CDS encoding HsdR family type I site-specific deoxyribonuclease has translation MSQYKTIAESNNFIVLDKFTKYTEVNEAPAVYQTEAALEKEFIQDLINQGYENPTNITTQKAMLANVRMQLQSLNNMEFSDGEWTRFVEEYLDKPSDNLVEKTRKIHNDYIYDFVFDDGHIQNIYLVDKKNVTRNKVQVISQFEQKGYHANRYDVTILVNGLPLVQVELKKRGVAIREAFNQVHRYSKESLNSQNSLFKYIQLFVISNGTDTRYFANTIKRDKNSFDFTMNWAKADNMLIKDLKDFTATFFEKRVLLNVLLTYSVFDTSDTLLIMRPYQIAATERMLWKIESSYKAKNWSKPESGGYIWHTTGSGKTLTSFKAARLATQLDFIDKVFFVVDRKDLDYQTMKEYQRFSPDSVNGSESTAGLKRNIEKDDNRIIVTTIQKLNNLMKSESDLAIYQKQVVFIFDECHRSQFGEAQKNLKKKFKKYYQFGFTGTPIFPQNALGAETTASVFGRELHAYVITDAIRDEKVLKFKVDYNDVRPKFKNIESEQDEKKLNAAENKKALLHPERIKEISQYILQNFRIKTHRTQGSNKGFNAMFAVSSVDAAKCYYDELNDLQKESDKPLKIATIFSFAANEEQSAIGEIADETFEPSAMDVTAKEFLTKAINDYNAMFKTSYSVDSNEFQNYYRDLAKRVKNKEVDLLIVVGMFLTGFDAPTLNTLFVDKNLRYHGLIQAFSRTNRIYDATKTFGNIVTFRDLEQATIDAITLFGDKNTKNVVLEKSYKEYLEGFTDIITGEARRGYVEVVKELNEKFPNPDEIVKEKDKKEFVKLFGEYLRIENILQNYDEFNHLKTLQTIDINNPEAVEEFKKTHFISDEDFATMQQIELLKERTVQDYRSTYNDIRDWLRREKSGKEPEKSTIDWDDVVFEVDLLKSQEINLDYILELIFEHNKKNKNKTDLIDEIRRVIRASVGNRAKESLVVDFINETDLDTLQDKANVIESFFMFAQKKQKEDAQALIREENLNEEAAKRYIIASLKREYASENGTELNALLPKMSPLNPQYLTKKQTVFQKLVSFVEKYKGVGGQL, from the coding sequence ATGTCACAGTATAAAACCATAGCAGAATCAAACAACTTTATTGTGTTGGATAAATTCACCAAGTATACTGAGGTGAATGAGGCACCTGCTGTTTATCAAACCGAGGCAGCACTTGAAAAAGAATTTATTCAAGACCTAATCAATCAAGGTTATGAAAATCCTACAAACATAACTACGCAAAAAGCGATGTTGGCGAATGTGAGAATGCAATTGCAATCGCTTAATAATATGGAATTTTCGGATGGTGAATGGACTCGTTTCGTAGAAGAATATTTGGACAAACCAAGCGATAACCTTGTTGAGAAAACAAGAAAAATCCACAACGACTATATCTACGATTTCGTTTTTGATGATGGGCATATTCAAAATATCTACTTGGTTGATAAAAAAAATGTCACACGAAATAAAGTACAGGTAATATCACAATTTGAACAGAAAGGTTATCATGCCAATCGCTATGATGTAACCATCCTAGTAAATGGTTTGCCATTGGTTCAGGTTGAATTAAAAAAACGAGGTGTTGCTATTCGTGAAGCATTTAATCAAGTTCACCGATACAGCAAGGAGAGTTTAAATAGCCAAAATTCATTATTTAAATACATACAGCTTTTTGTTATTTCGAACGGTACGGATACCCGTTATTTTGCGAACACTATAAAACGTGACAAGAACAGCTTTGACTTTACCATGAATTGGGCAAAAGCTGACAATATGCTGATAAAAGATCTAAAAGATTTTACAGCAACATTTTTTGAAAAAAGAGTATTGTTGAATGTATTGCTAACCTATTCGGTTTTTGATACAAGCGATACACTTTTAATTATGAGACCGTATCAAATTGCAGCTACGGAAAGAATGTTGTGGAAAATTGAAAGTTCATATAAGGCTAAAAACTGGTCTAAGCCAGAAAGTGGTGGTTATATATGGCACACAACAGGTTCCGGCAAAACGCTTACTAGTTTTAAAGCGGCACGTTTAGCCACGCAATTGGATTTTATTGATAAAGTATTCTTTGTAGTTGACCGTAAAGATTTGGACTATCAAACTATGAAGGAATATCAGCGATTTTCTCCCGATAGTGTGAACGGATCAGAAAGTACAGCAGGTTTAAAGCGAAATATAGAAAAAGACGATAATAGGATTATAGTAACAACTATACAAAAGTTAAATAACCTCATGAAGAGTGAGAGTGATTTAGCGATTTATCAAAAGCAAGTTGTTTTCATTTTTGATGAGTGTCATCGTTCGCAGTTTGGTGAGGCTCAAAAGAATTTAAAGAAGAAATTCAAAAAGTATTATCAATTTGGTTTTACAGGAACACCTATTTTCCCGCAAAATGCTTTAGGTGCAGAAACTACCGCAAGTGTTTTTGGTCGTGAATTGCACGCTTATGTAATAACAGATGCTATTAGAGATGAAAAAGTACTAAAATTCAAAGTTGACTATAATGACGTTCGTCCTAAGTTTAAAAACATCGAAAGCGAACAAGACGAAAAAAAACTGAATGCGGCAGAAAACAAAAAAGCATTGCTTCATCCGGAACGCATCAAAGAAATATCTCAGTACATTTTACAGAATTTCAGAATAAAAACGCATAGGACTCAGGGAAGCAACAAAGGGTTTAATGCAATGTTTGCCGTAAGCAGTGTGGATGCAGCCAAATGCTATTATGATGAATTAAACGACTTGCAAAAAGAGAGCGACAAACCTTTAAAAATTGCGACAATCTTCTCTTTTGCAGCAAACGAAGAGCAGAGTGCAATAGGTGAAATAGCTGATGAGACTTTTGAGCCTTCGGCAATGGATGTTACTGCCAAGGAGTTTTTAACTAAAGCAATCAATGACTATAACGCAATGTTCAAAACAAGTTATAGCGTTGATAGCAATGAATTTCAGAATTATTATCGCGACCTTGCCAAACGTGTAAAAAACAAAGAGGTTGACTTACTCATTGTGGTTGGAATGTTCTTAACTGGCTTTGATGCTCCAACACTAAATACATTGTTTGTTGACAAGAATTTACGTTATCACGGGTTAATTCAAGCCTTTTCACGAACAAACAGAATTTATGATGCCACAAAGACCTTTGGTAACATTGTAACATTCCGTGATTTAGAACAAGCAACTATCGATGCTATTACACTTTTTGGCGACAAGAATACCAAGAATGTAGTTCTTGAAAAGAGTTACAAAGAATACCTGGAAGGCTTTACAGATATTATTACAGGTGAAGCACGCAGAGGTTATGTGGAAGTAGTCAAAGAGTTAAATGAGAAATTTCCTAACCCTGACGAAATCGTAAAAGAGAAAGACAAAAAGGAATTTGTAAAATTATTCGGGGAGTATTTGAGAATTGAAAACATACTCCAAAACTACGATGAGTTTAACCATCTCAAAACACTACAAACGATTGACATCAACAATCCAGAAGCTGTCGAAGAATTTAAAAAGACTCATTTCATATCGGATGAGGACTTTGCAACTATGCAGCAAATTGAATTGCTCAAAGAACGGACAGTGCAGGATTATCGCTCTACTTACAATGATATTCGTGATTGGTTAAGACGAGAGAAAAGCGGTAAAGAGCCGGAAAAATCTACCATCGACTGGGATGATGTTGTGTTTGAAGTTGACTTGCTGAAATCGCAGGAAATAAACCTTGATTACATTCTTGAATTGATTTTTGAGCATAACAAGAAAAACAAAAACAAAACTGACTTAATCGATGAAATTCGTAGGGTGATACGTGCAAGTGTAGGGAATAGAGCAAAAGAGAGTTTGGTTGTTGATTTCATAAACGAAACCGACCTTGACACTCTTCAAGACAAAGCGAATGTAATAGAGTCATTTTTTATGTTTGCTCAAAAAAAGCAAAAGGAGGATGCTCAAGCATTAATCAGAGAAGAAAATCTAAATGAAGAAGCAGCAAAACGTTACATAATAGCATCTTTAAAGCGAGAATATGCAAGCGAAAACGGAACAGAACTCAATGCACTTTTACCGAAAATGAGCCCTTTAAATCCTCAGTATTTGACTAAAAAGCAAACAGTATTTCAAAAGTTAGTATCGTTTGTAGAGAAGTATAAAGGAGTTGGAGGACAATTATAA
- a CDS encoding Crp/Fnr family transcriptional regulator, protein MKKLTTIILNELKEFNHFFKEQEIPAKTILLHEGQISKTMFFIEKGCLRTWINNDGKEITTQFFFEGDGVSSIESFRTNQPSLYSIESLEPCILKTLSQKDFQIVLESSPELRKKLEDHLFRRLFQSQQLLYSFLKNKPKKRYEELIKQHPLIIQRVPQHYIASYLGITPVSLSRIRNRQ, encoded by the coding sequence ATGAAGAAATTGACGACTATAATATTGAATGAATTGAAAGAATTCAACCATTTCTTTAAAGAGCAGGAAATTCCAGCCAAGACTATCCTTCTACATGAAGGACAAATCTCAAAAACAATGTTCTTTATTGAGAAAGGTTGTTTGCGGACTTGGATAAATAATGACGGTAAAGAAATTACAACTCAATTTTTCTTCGAAGGAGACGGGGTTTCTTCAATTGAGAGTTTTAGGACAAATCAACCGAGTTTATACAGTATCGAAAGTTTAGAACCTTGTATTTTAAAAACTTTATCACAAAAGGATTTTCAGATTGTTTTGGAGAGTTCCCCTGAATTAAGAAAGAAATTAGAAGACCACTTATTCAGACGGCTTTTTCAATCTCAACAACTTTTATATTCATTTCTAAAAAACAAACCAAAAAAACGATACGAAGAGTTAATAAAACAACACCCTCTTATTATTCAGCGAGTTCCGCAACATTATATTGCTTCCTATTTAGGCATTACACCTGTTTCACTAAGCAGAATACGAAACAGACAATAA
- a CDS encoding NAD(P)H-dependent oxidoreductase produces MRTVIVFNHPYEGSYCNAILNAVTKGLQKAGHEVDLMHLDNDRFNPVMTQDDLQAFVAHQPIDPQVIDYNERLKKADHLIFIFPIWWDIMPATTKGFIDRVLFPGVVYDHHPRGFGLVPLLKNMRSVTIITTMNKPKIMYSLLIGNLIRKVMLRSVFKTMGYKRLKWISFTSVKSVSQEKRKNWLRIIETRFSSFN; encoded by the coding sequence ATGAGAACCGTAATAGTATTCAATCATCCTTACGAGGGAAGTTATTGCAACGCAATCCTAAACGCAGTAACAAAAGGTCTTCAAAAGGCTGGTCACGAAGTGGACCTTATGCACCTTGACAATGACAGATTTAATCCCGTAATGACACAAGACGACTTACAAGCTTTCGTTGCACATCAACCCATCGACCCACAGGTAATTGATTACAACGAGCGTTTAAAAAAGGCTGACCACTTAATTTTTATTTTCCCTATTTGGTGGGATATTATGCCTGCAACTACCAAAGGTTTTATTGACCGTGTACTATTTCCAGGCGTGGTATATGACCATCATCCCCGAGGCTTCGGCTTAGTGCCACTTCTAAAAAATATGAGAAGTGTAACAATTATCACTACAATGAACAAGCCCAAAATAATGTATTCCTTACTAATAGGTAATTTGATTAGAAAAGTGATGTTACGAAGCGTTTTTAAGACTATGGGATATAAGCGACTGAAATGGATTAGTTTTACTTCTGTTAAATCTGTAAGTCAAGAAAAAAGGAAAAATTGGCTTAGAATCATTGAAACACGATTTTCGTCATTCAATTAA
- a CDS encoding DUF4405 domain-containing protein gives MKLSRSFITPLITIIFLAVALSGLLMFFHIFDGYTEVVHEILGVIFVVFSVLHVILNWKALKIHFKKRVFILSTIVVAVISILLVIQQQKSPKFDTILIERITNAPIEDVLKVLQVDSIVVVKRLEENGISFIEGASMEEIWINNKVSPKKLFDLIIE, from the coding sequence ATGAAGTTGAGCAGAAGTTTTATCACCCCATTAATAACAATAATTTTCCTTGCTGTTGCCCTCTCAGGTTTACTAATGTTTTTTCATATATTTGATGGATATACAGAGGTTGTACATGAAATTCTGGGTGTTATCTTTGTCGTGTTTTCAGTATTACATGTCATTCTCAACTGGAAAGCCTTGAAAATTCATTTCAAAAAGCGTGTTTTTATTCTATCGACAATAGTTGTTGCTGTTATTTCAATTTTATTAGTCATTCAGCAACAAAAGAGTCCAAAATTTGACACTATCCTTATTGAAAGAATAACTAATGCTCCAATTGAGGATGTTTTAAAAGTATTGCAGGTTGATTCTATTGTAGTTGTCAAAAGGCTGGAAGAAAACGGAATTTCTTTTATAGAAGGGGCATCGATGGAAGAAATCTGGATTAACAATAAAGTAAGCCCCAAAAAACTATTCGATTTGATAATAGAATAA
- a CDS encoding glycoside hydrolase family 9 protein: MRKTIKLFILGLFLGTGAGYAGSGDLVLNDLEYFEKRGVNLLVYNNLFTGGFNDEKNAGIEIIHHGVRTSQGGAVRLAATPEQWDLVPKITSRKVNKEDNTIETTLVYEDYDFESRIVVRSIGEVAEIAVYLDKPLPEALVGKAGFNLEFLPSQYWNKVYYVDDRVNRFPRYATGYTTTMPLSEKLKQFKGYNTSDDRGTGQFIVPLPLENGHSFLLAPDDPERMIRITSDDATISLYDGRSLAQNGWYVLRSLLPAGVTGKVVTWKVEVNSINNWIRKPNIGYSQVGYTTKRDKVSVIELDKNDVVLDKASIYKVETDGSHKEVYTGAVKSWGDYFKYHYAKFDFSPVKEPGVYYIKYGEHTTGNFIISDNVYDRITDATSDIWIPIHMNHMIVREAYRVWHGEPFKEGYRQAPPNTDHFDLHWQGPTTDTKYKPLELIPGLNVGGFFDAGDFDIETSSNVSVVQNLVSIWETFKPMRDQTYVNQQQRYVELHRPDGVPDILQYIEHGVLNLVAQAENIGHMSQALSNSVLYNYHHLGDAASLTDGLPYNPELGPYEVAPDGKSSGKADDLWAFTSRDPALDLNAASMFAAASRVLKGYNDDLAERALTQSKRLLKEATELMEKQAQSGNRRGGFGDIATYLELYVSTGDKQYRKTFEDRLWMMLDRNVSFGLLTALNAVPHMDASFKKKLRPYVEKYKDYILDLEKNNPYGVPIGLGNWAGGGMTVNFGTSICYAALYYPDIIDVSHAYKVSDFIFGNHPYHNYSLAAVVGAARPKEVFYGNNRADFSFIPGNMAPGVLFRRPDHFENYDDWPFLWGQNEGTIAGNTGFLTFGYALKNVAK, from the coding sequence ATGAGAAAGACGATCAAACTATTTATTCTTGGACTCTTCCTGGGGACGGGAGCAGGGTATGCAGGCAGCGGTGATCTGGTGCTGAATGACCTTGAGTATTTTGAGAAGCGTGGTGTCAACCTGCTCGTTTACAATAACCTGTTTACCGGAGGTTTTAATGATGAAAAGAATGCCGGAATCGAAATAATCCACCACGGGGTAAGAACCTCTCAGGGTGGAGCTGTCAGACTTGCAGCCACTCCGGAACAGTGGGACCTTGTACCAAAGATTACTAGTCGCAAGGTTAACAAGGAAGACAATACTATCGAAACAACCCTGGTATACGAAGACTATGACTTCGAAAGCAGAATTGTTGTAAGAAGCATAGGCGAGGTTGCAGAGATTGCTGTTTACCTTGACAAACCGCTACCAGAAGCACTGGTTGGTAAGGCTGGTTTTAACCTTGAATTCTTGCCTTCTCAATACTGGAACAAGGTATATTATGTTGACGACAGGGTAAACCGTTTCCCGAGATATGCTACCGGTTATACTACCACTATGCCTCTTTCGGAGAAACTTAAACAGTTTAAGGGATATAATACATCTGATGACAGAGGTACCGGACAATTTATAGTACCTCTTCCACTTGAGAATGGGCACTCTTTCCTGCTTGCTCCAGATGATCCGGAGCGTATGATAAGAATCACATCAGATGATGCTACAATTTCCCTATATGATGGTAGGAGTTTGGCTCAAAACGGATGGTATGTCCTCAGAAGCCTTCTACCTGCCGGTGTCACCGGCAAGGTAGTAACCTGGAAGGTTGAAGTAAACTCAATCAACAACTGGATTAGAAAGCCGAATATTGGTTATTCTCAGGTTGGTTATACAACTAAAAGGGACAAAGTATCAGTTATCGAACTTGACAAGAATGACGTTGTACTGGACAAAGCTTCTATCTACAAGGTAGAAACTGACGGTAGCCACAAAGAAGTATATACTGGTGCTGTAAAATCATGGGGTGATTACTTCAAGTATCATTATGCTAAGTTTGATTTCTCCCCCGTAAAAGAGCCGGGAGTTTATTATATCAAGTATGGTGAACATACTACAGGCAACTTTATCATTTCTGACAATGTATATGACAGGATCACAGATGCAACAAGTGATATCTGGATTCCTATCCACATGAACCATATGATTGTTCGTGAAGCCTACAGAGTATGGCACGGTGAGCCCTTCAAGGAAGGCTATCGTCAGGCTCCACCTAACACAGACCACTTCGACCTTCACTGGCAAGGTCCAACAACTGACACAAAGTACAAACCACTTGAGCTGATTCCTGGCCTTAATGTTGGAGGATTCTTTGATGCTGGTGACTTTGATATCGAGACCAGTTCGAATGTTAGTGTTGTTCAAAACCTGGTTAGCATTTGGGAAACATTTAAGCCCATGCGTGACCAAACCTATGTAAATCAGCAACAAAGATATGTAGAGCTGCACAGACCAGACGGAGTACCCGATATTCTTCAGTATATCGAACATGGTGTTCTCAATCTTGTAGCTCAGGCTGAAAACATTGGTCACATGTCACAGGCCCTGTCAAATTCTGTACTTTACAACTATCACCACCTAGGAGATGCAGCTTCACTGACTGACGGACTACCATACAATCCTGAACTTGGACCATATGAAGTAGCACCTGATGGCAAGTCAAGTGGAAAGGCTGATGACCTTTGGGCATTCACTAGCCGCGACCCGGCATTGGATCTAAATGCAGCTTCTATGTTTGCTGCCGCATCAAGGGTACTCAAGGGTTATAATGATGACCTGGCAGAAAGAGCTTTAACACAGTCAAAAAGACTTCTCAAAGAGGCTACCGAACTGATGGAAAAGCAAGCCCAAAGCGGAAACAGACGAGGTGGTTTTGGTGATATCGCTACCTATCTGGAGCTTTATGTGTCAACCGGGGACAAACAATACAGAAAAACATTCGAGGATAGGCTCTGGATGATGCTTGACAGGAATGTAAGCTTCGGACTACTCACTGCACTCAATGCAGTTCCCCATATGGATGCCTCTTTCAAGAAAAAACTGCGTCCTTATGTTGAGAAGTACAAGGACTACATCCTTGACCTTGAGAAGAACAATCCTTACGGAGTACCGATCGGTCTGGGTAACTGGGCAGGTGGTGGTATGACGGTGAACTTCGGTACATCTATCTGCTATGCTGCGCTGTACTATCCGGACATTATCGATGTCTCTCACGCATACAAGGTATCTGACTTTATCTTTGGTAATCACCCCTACCACAACTATTCTTTAGCTGCAGTAGTAGGTGCTGCCAGACCCAAAGAAGTGTTCTACGGAAATAACAGGGCCGACTTCTCCTTTATCCCTGGAAATATGGCGCCCGGTGTGCTGTTTAGAAGACCCGACCACTTCGAAAACTATGATGACTGGCCATTCCTTTGGGGACAAAACGAAGGTACTATCGCAGGAAACACTGGCTTCCTGACCTTCGGTTACGCTCTGAAGAATGTTGCGAAATAA
- a CDS encoding sialate O-acetylesterase: MKLHTGKSVKLLTLTLLTLLLPLSSSTLEAKVKLPPLISDKMVLQRDTELKIWGWANPGEKVTVRFRGNYYDTAAGEDGKWIVTLPPQKPGGPFILEVNEIILRDVLVGDVWLCSGQSNQETPIVRLTDLFPEINVSNNNMIRHYKVPTQDSPEQLQDNIAGNAVWYSGVASEVMNWTALAYFYAQIAYEHTGIPVGMLVSSLGGSAIESWVGQEHLKEFPRLILDKEALEGLKYAQSDKGSGKWNAYDFDDTDWATTTVPGMWRDRGIDARGVVWYRKDFELPQSMDGKHAKLYVGTLVNNDSVFVNGHFVGFTSYEYPPRRYTIPAGILKAGKNVIAVKLTADFGNGGFIPDKPYKVVGDDITVDLEGTWKYKIGKDNRDAAEFEARLTNRKTVGSGLYNGMIYPLRDYKVVGAIWYQGESNTGNAHEYYPLVKALVENWRELWNKPDMPFLFVQLPNFMEKRDQPSDSGWARIREAQLKAASNIDNTALAVTYDLGEWNDIHPLNKKDMAQRLFLGARKLVYKEKVVASGPVFTDMKIEGNKIILSFTNTGSGLTSNGQPLKHFAIAGEDKKFVWADAVIKGNKVIVSHKDVPNPVAVRYAWADNPDDANLKNKEGLLASPFRTDEW; this comes from the coding sequence ATGAAATTACATACTGGCAAGTCTGTAAAACTGCTAACCCTTACTCTTCTGACCCTTTTGTTGCCCTTGAGCTCTAGTACGCTTGAGGCAAAAGTAAAACTACCTCCCCTTATCAGTGATAAGATGGTACTGCAAAGGGATACAGAGTTGAAAATATGGGGATGGGCTAATCCCGGTGAAAAAGTAACCGTTCGCTTTCGTGGCAACTATTACGATACTGCTGCCGGAGAAGACGGGAAATGGATAGTTACCCTCCCACCTCAAAAGCCGGGTGGCCCCTTTATCCTTGAAGTCAATGAGATAATACTAAGAGACGTGCTTGTTGGAGATGTATGGCTCTGCTCAGGACAGTCAAATCAGGAAACACCTATCGTGCGACTTACTGATTTGTTTCCTGAGATCAATGTCTCAAATAATAATATGATACGTCATTATAAGGTTCCCACCCAGGATTCACCCGAACAGTTGCAGGACAACATCGCCGGCAATGCAGTGTGGTATTCCGGTGTGGCTTCTGAGGTAATGAACTGGACTGCACTCGCATATTTTTATGCTCAAATAGCTTATGAACATACCGGCATACCGGTAGGTATGCTGGTTTCCAGCCTCGGTGGATCTGCTATTGAAAGCTGGGTGGGTCAGGAGCATTTGAAGGAATTTCCACGTCTAATCCTTGACAAGGAAGCCCTCGAAGGACTTAAGTATGCGCAAAGTGACAAAGGAAGTGGCAAGTGGAATGCCTATGACTTTGACGATACAGACTGGGCCACCACAACAGTTCCCGGTATGTGGAGAGACAGGGGAATAGATGCCAGAGGCGTAGTATGGTACAGGAAGGACTTTGAGCTTCCCCAATCAATGGATGGAAAACATGCTAAGCTTTATGTCGGAACACTTGTAAATAATGACTCCGTATTTGTAAACGGCCATTTCGTTGGTTTTACAAGCTATGAGTACCCTCCACGCAGGTACACCATACCTGCGGGAATCCTGAAAGCAGGCAAGAATGTCATAGCTGTGAAACTGACTGCAGACTTTGGCAACGGTGGCTTTATTCCTGATAAACCATACAAGGTTGTAGGAGATGATATAACGGTAGACTTAGAAGGCACATGGAAATACAAAATTGGAAAGGATAACAGAGACGCTGCTGAGTTTGAAGCAAGACTCACCAACAGGAAAACTGTAGGATCTGGTTTATATAATGGAATGATCTATCCTTTGAGAGATTACAAGGTTGTTGGTGCTATTTGGTATCAGGGTGAGTCCAATACAGGCAATGCACACGAATACTATCCGCTTGTAAAGGCATTGGTAGAAAACTGGAGAGAGCTGTGGAACAAGCCTGATATGCCCTTCCTGTTTGTCCAGCTACCTAATTTTATGGAGAAGCGAGATCAGCCATCTGATAGTGGCTGGGCCCGTATACGTGAGGCGCAACTTAAGGCAGCAAGTAACATTGACAATACAGCTCTCGCCGTAACCTATGATCTGGGAGAATGGAATGATATTCACCCGCTAAATAAGAAGGATATGGCACAACGACTATTCCTTGGAGCCAGAAAACTAGTTTATAAAGAAAAAGTGGTTGCTTCAGGACCTGTGTTCACTGATATGAAAATTGAGGGCAATAAGATTATTCTGAGCTTTACTAATACAGGAAGTGGTCTTACAAGCAATGGGCAGCCTTTGAAGCATTTTGCAATAGCCGGAGAAGATAAAAAGTTCGTCTGGGCTGATGCTGTAATTAAGGGAAATAAAGTAATTGTAAGCCATAAGGATGTACCCAACCCGGTAGCTGTACGCTACGCCTGGGCTGACAATCCGGATGATGCAAATTTGAAGAACAAGGAAGGTTTACTTGCATCACCTTTCAGAACTGATGAATGGTGA
- a CDS encoding C-GCAxxG-C-C family protein, producing MEIKRSEQAKETFASGFNCAQSVLSTYGKEYFKNEADALRMASGFGAGMSYRGEVCGAVTAALMVLGLKHGFDKLEDKDAFIEKSRTLIEQFEKENGSILCRKLLCVDVNTPDGLAEARENGLFRKTCPRYIESACNLLEDTL from the coding sequence ATGGAAATCAAAAGATCTGAACAAGCTAAGGAAACCTTTGCAAGTGGCTTTAACTGTGCACAATCAGTATTGAGTACCTATGGCAAGGAGTATTTTAAGAATGAGGCTGATGCGCTTCGTATGGCATCAGGTTTTGGTGCAGGCATGTCATATCGTGGAGAGGTATGTGGTGCTGTAACAGCTGCCCTGATGGTGCTAGGACTTAAGCATGGCTTTGATAAGCTTGAGGATAAGGATGCTTTTATTGAAAAGAGCAGGACACTGATAGAGCAGTTTGAAAAGGAAAATGGTTCAATCCTATGCAGAAAGCTTCTTTGCGTCGACGTAAATACACCTGATGGCCTTGCTGAGGCACGTGAAAATGGTTTGTTCAGAAAGACCTGTCCGCGTTACATTGAGAGTGCATGTAACTTGCTCGAGGATACTCTTTAA